One window of the Bradyrhizobium sp. NP1 genome contains the following:
- a CDS encoding PaaI family thioesterase — protein sequence MGTMSAHKSGISTSEFNDILRATMPAAIFFGIQAERIDPGVALLRLDYSPKILRPGGTHGGPSMMALIDLAMYAVVLSLDADSTGALTTQLAVQFLQRPAATDLLAECRMLHASEATSVGRCIVFPATNPETILCTSTCSYAIPAPKPG from the coding sequence ATGGGCACGATGTCCGCGCACAAATCAGGCATCTCAACGTCGGAATTCAACGATATCCTCCGCGCCACAATGCCGGCCGCGATCTTCTTCGGCATTCAGGCGGAAAGGATTGATCCGGGGGTCGCGCTGCTCCGACTCGACTACAGTCCCAAGATCCTGAGACCCGGTGGAACGCATGGCGGACCATCGATGATGGCGCTGATTGATCTTGCCATGTATGCGGTCGTCCTTTCCTTGGACGCAGACAGCACGGGCGCCCTCACAACCCAGCTTGCCGTGCAGTTTCTTCAACGGCCGGCCGCAACGGACCTGCTCGCGGAATGCCGAATGCTCCATGCCAGCGAGGCCACGTCCGTGGGACGTTGCATCGTATTCCCGGCCACCAATCCAGAGACGATCCTTTGCACTTCGACCTGCAGTTACGCGATCCCGGCCCCAAAGCCGGGCTGA
- a CDS encoding thiamine pyrophosphate-dependent enzyme, producing MVKTAHPTRADYYKALAATLPPEALVVTCLGNASYLWAALHHAPENFYFEDAMGLALPLALGLAVAQPKRPVIAVEGDGALLMHMGALVTIGAVNPPNLTMLLIQNGVHAASGGQALTNAGLDLAALARASGIARAENLAKPEALGAKMRASSKRDGAEFLVLATEPDIEVVHPPVALDPIMTKQRFMAAIGAPRYIPTLFGGGKLEGM from the coding sequence ATGGTGAAGACCGCTCATCCGACCAGGGCCGACTATTACAAGGCGCTCGCCGCGACCCTGCCGCCTGAAGCACTCGTGGTGACGTGCCTTGGCAACGCGTCCTATCTGTGGGCCGCGCTGCATCACGCGCCGGAAAATTTCTACTTCGAGGATGCGATGGGGCTTGCGCTGCCGCTCGCGCTTGGTCTTGCGGTGGCGCAGCCGAAGCGGCCGGTGATCGCGGTCGAGGGCGACGGTGCGTTGTTGATGCATATGGGCGCGCTGGTCACGATCGGCGCCGTCAATCCGCCCAACCTCACGATGCTCTTGATCCAGAACGGCGTTCACGCGGCCTCCGGCGGTCAGGCGCTGACCAATGCCGGGCTCGACCTTGCCGCACTTGCCCGAGCGTCAGGCATTGCGCGCGCCGAGAACCTCGCCAAGCCGGAAGCGCTGGGTGCGAAAATGCGGGCCAGCTCAAAGCGCGACGGCGCGGAGTTTCTGGTGCTCGCGACCGAGCCCGACATCGAAGTGGTGCATCCGCCGGTCGCGCTCGATCCCATCATGACCAAGCAGCGCTTCATGGCGGCGATCGGCGCGCCGCGCTACATCCCGACGCTGTTCGGCGGCGGCAAGCTCGAAGGGATGTAG
- a CDS encoding dicarboxylate/amino acid:cation symporter produces MATMSATAVGARKPIYTSLFVQVLAGLILGIVLGVTAPEFAVSLKILSDAFLKLISMIVAPIVFCVVVHGIAGAGDLKKVGRVGVKALVYFEVMTTVALIIGLLLAYLFGPGHGMNIDTSTLDAKALSSYADNAHRLQGGGIGSFLMNIIPTTSFDALARNDVLQVLFFAIIFGVSLALVGGEKGERIGSLIDAVSTVLFRAMGLIVRVAPLGVLGAVAYTVGKYGVGSLKQLISLVALFYVSVAIFVLAVLGGVLALAGLNILKFLNYLREELTIVLATASSDAVLPQVMRKLERLGVKDSVVGLVIPTGYSFNLDAFSIYLTLAVVFIAQATNTPLSFGDLLLILAVSLITSKGAHGVPGSAIVILAATLNAVPSIPAIGLVLVLSVDWFIGMARALGNLIGNCVATVVVAAWEGDLDRAKASAVLDGRELVDVTTG; encoded by the coding sequence ATGGCCACGATGTCAGCGACAGCGGTCGGCGCGCGGAAGCCGATCTACACCTCGCTGTTCGTGCAGGTGCTGGCGGGCCTGATCCTCGGCATCGTGCTGGGCGTGACCGCACCCGAATTTGCCGTCAGCCTGAAAATCCTGAGCGACGCCTTCCTGAAGCTGATCTCGATGATCGTCGCGCCGATCGTGTTCTGCGTCGTCGTTCACGGCATCGCGGGCGCGGGCGACCTGAAGAAGGTCGGCCGGGTCGGGGTCAAGGCACTGGTCTATTTCGAGGTGATGACGACGGTCGCACTGATCATAGGTCTCCTGCTCGCCTATCTGTTCGGCCCCGGCCACGGCATGAACATCGACACCTCGACGCTCGACGCCAAGGCGCTCAGCAGCTACGCCGACAACGCGCACAGGCTGCAGGGCGGCGGCATCGGCAGCTTCCTGATGAACATCATCCCCACCACCTCCTTCGACGCGCTGGCGCGCAATGACGTGCTGCAGGTGCTGTTCTTCGCCATCATCTTCGGCGTCAGCCTCGCGCTGGTCGGCGGCGAGAAAGGCGAGCGCATCGGCTCCCTGATCGATGCGGTATCGACCGTGCTGTTCCGCGCCATGGGCCTGATCGTTCGCGTCGCACCGCTCGGCGTCCTCGGCGCCGTTGCCTACACGGTCGGGAAATATGGCGTCGGCTCGCTGAAGCAACTGATCTCGCTGGTTGCGCTGTTCTATGTTTCGGTCGCGATCTTCGTACTCGCTGTCCTCGGCGGCGTGCTGGCGCTTGCCGGCCTGAACATCCTCAAGTTCCTGAACTACCTGCGCGAGGAGCTGACGATCGTGCTCGCTACCGCCTCCTCGGACGCAGTGCTGCCGCAGGTCATGCGCAAGCTCGAACGGCTCGGTGTCAAGGATTCCGTCGTCGGCCTCGTCATTCCCACCGGCTATTCCTTCAACCTCGATGCGTTTTCGATCTACCTGACGCTTGCCGTGGTATTCATTGCGCAGGCCACCAACACGCCGCTCTCGTTCGGGGACCTTCTGCTCATCCTGGCGGTGTCGCTGATCACCTCGAAGGGCGCGCACGGCGTTCCCGGATCGGCCATCGTCATTCTGGCTGCCACCTTGAATGCGGTACCGAGCATTCCCGCCATCGGGCTTGTGCTCGTGCTCTCGGTCGACTGGTTCATCGGCATGGCGCGGGCGCTCGGCAATCTGATCGGCAATTGCGTCGCAACCGTCGTGGTCGCGGCCTGGGAGGGCGATCTCGATCGCGCCAAGGCCAGCGCCGTGCTCGACGGCCGCGAGCTGGTCGATGTGACGACCGGCTAG
- a CDS encoding thiamine pyrophosphate-binding protein: protein MTKTGAERPDAHRPSEMLATLKRLGFRAVVSVPDGWLGELLVRIEQEPTMQLVRATHEEEALAIACGIRLGGVRTALLVQNAGVLSMGAGMVSLAQRYQFPLLMLVSYRGAPEDPVFYHIPKGRATEPVFTGLGLAHTRSDRYRPIGPQVEQAATYAEEGSCPFALLVSREDVQW from the coding sequence ATGACCAAGACGGGTGCAGAACGCCCAGATGCGCATCGGCCGTCGGAAATGCTGGCGACGCTCAAGCGTCTCGGCTTCCGCGCCGTCGTTTCGGTGCCGGACGGATGGCTCGGCGAGCTGCTGGTTCGCATCGAGCAGGAGCCGACGATGCAGCTGGTGCGGGCAACCCATGAGGAGGAAGCGCTGGCGATCGCCTGCGGCATCCGCCTCGGCGGCGTGCGCACGGCGCTACTGGTGCAGAACGCCGGCGTGCTCAGCATGGGGGCCGGCATGGTCTCCCTGGCACAGCGCTACCAGTTTCCGCTTCTGATGCTGGTGTCGTATCGCGGCGCGCCGGAAGACCCCGTCTTCTATCACATCCCCAAGGGGCGCGCGACGGAGCCGGTCTTCACCGGCCTTGGCCTCGCGCACACACGCTCGGATCGCTACCGGCCGATCGGCCCGCAGGTCGAGCAGGCCGCGACCTATGCCGAAGAGGGATCGTGCCCATTTGCGCTGCTGGTGTCACGGGAGGACGTCCAATGGTGA
- a CDS encoding TetR/AcrR family transcriptional regulator gives MDDPERKNRKLAVDATKRELIRSAAKKLFADFGLERTSVREIARLAGYTTGAIYFHYANKEELYADILRASLDQLFMEVERSVAPNGEPLERLAAAFRALVRFYDQNPRDLDLSLYLLNGARPRGLTPKLNRELNEKLLTVLDVFRTELSRAGIPDTQLNVEVAVIFDEMIGSLVAAHTGRLRVIGTDLASVVDRHTTNLALRLPKARKRS, from the coding sequence ATGGACGATCCCGAGAGGAAAAACCGCAAACTTGCAGTGGATGCGACCAAGCGCGAACTGATCCGTTCGGCGGCAAAGAAGCTTTTTGCCGATTTCGGGCTGGAGCGAACCTCGGTGCGCGAAATTGCGCGACTGGCGGGCTACACCACCGGCGCGATCTATTTTCACTATGCCAACAAGGAAGAGCTGTACGCCGACATCCTCCGCGCCTCGCTCGATCAGCTCTTTATGGAGGTCGAGCGATCGGTCGCTCCAAACGGAGAGCCGCTTGAAAGGCTCGCGGCCGCCTTCCGGGCGCTGGTCCGCTTCTACGACCAGAACCCGCGCGATCTCGACCTCAGCCTCTATCTCCTCAACGGCGCCCGGCCACGAGGCCTGACGCCCAAGCTGAACCGGGAGCTCAACGAAAAGCTGCTGACGGTGCTTGACGTGTTCCGGACCGAACTGTCGCGTGCCGGAATACCCGACACGCAGCTTAACGTCGAGGTCGCGGTGATCTTCGACGAGATGATCGGCTCGCTGGTCGCCGCCCATACGGGCCGTTTGCGCGTGATCGGTACCGACCTCGCAAGCGTCGTCGATCGTCACACCACAAACCTGGCACTGCGACTGCCGAAGGCGCGAAAACGCTCCTAG
- a CDS encoding enoyl-CoA hydratase/isomerase family protein yields the protein MAVLEIEKRNRIAYLRLNRPEAKNAINLELHNALCAAWDDLERDDLTDVVIITGTGDAFCAGMDLKTHVSAYVGASPGKLADWVKLGLGGATRGKHRFPKPVIAAVNGWALAGGFETALAADIRIASERAQFGSFEARRGFHHGDGGIARLVNFCGVGIALEMLLTAEPIDAYRAFQINLVSQVVPHEKLMETAEAVARTILRNDQASIRSAKRVTLDMVGRSLDDQLYREAYAAYTLMASNPTVPELLKNFYEKTDKGRHGVSATRL from the coding sequence ATGGCCGTGCTGGAAATCGAAAAACGCAATAGGATCGCTTACCTCAGGCTCAATCGCCCGGAAGCGAAGAACGCGATCAATCTTGAACTGCATAATGCGCTTTGCGCCGCCTGGGATGATCTCGAACGCGACGATCTGACTGACGTGGTGATTATCACCGGCACGGGCGATGCCTTCTGCGCCGGGATGGATCTCAAGACGCACGTCTCCGCCTATGTCGGCGCCTCGCCCGGAAAACTTGCCGATTGGGTGAAGTTGGGGCTTGGTGGCGCGACGCGGGGCAAGCACCGTTTTCCAAAGCCCGTCATCGCTGCAGTGAACGGCTGGGCGCTGGCCGGCGGGTTCGAGACGGCGCTTGCTGCGGACATTCGCATTGCTTCAGAGCGCGCCCAATTCGGGTCGTTCGAAGCGCGCCGGGGCTTCCACCATGGCGACGGCGGCATCGCCCGGCTGGTCAATTTCTGCGGAGTCGGGATTGCGCTGGAGATGCTGCTGACCGCAGAGCCGATTGATGCGTACCGAGCCTTTCAGATCAACCTGGTTTCGCAGGTCGTGCCGCATGAAAAGCTGATGGAGACGGCTGAAGCTGTGGCCAGAACCATCCTCCGCAACGATCAGGCATCCATCCGGTCGGCAAAGCGGGTGACTCTCGACATGGTCGGGCGCAGCCTTGACGACCAGCTCTACAGGGAAGCGTATGCCGCCTATACGCTGATGGCGAGCAACCCGACCGTGCCCGAGCTTCTGAAGAACTTCTACGAGAAGACCGACAAGGGACGACACGGCGTCAGTGCGACGCGCCTGTAG
- a CDS encoding bifunctional allantoicase/(S)-ureidoglycine aminohydrolase translates to MTNHYYSGMGGHPPQTDLLTDRAVFTEAYAVIPRGVMRDIVTSYLPYWEQTRLWIIARPLSGFAETFSHYIMEVAPGGGSDKPDADAQAESVLFVVEGEVRLWLGGSAHTLAAGGYAYIPAGAQWALHNRSAALAKFHWIRKAYEPVAGLAAPDPFVTNEKLAELHGMPGTDGKWGTQRFVDPADLRHDMHVNIVSLEPGAVIPFMETHVMEHGLYVLEGKAVYRLNRDWVEVEAGDYMWLRAFCPQACYAGGPGRFRYLLYKDVNRHPRLLRG, encoded by the coding sequence ATGACAAACCACTACTATTCGGGCATGGGCGGACATCCGCCGCAGACCGACCTCCTGACCGACCGCGCCGTCTTCACCGAGGCTTACGCCGTCATCCCGCGCGGCGTGATGCGCGATATCGTGACGAGCTACCTGCCGTACTGGGAGCAGACGCGGCTGTGGATCATCGCCCGCCCGCTGTCCGGCTTTGCCGAGACGTTCTCGCACTACATCATGGAAGTGGCGCCGGGCGGCGGCAGCGACAAGCCCGACGCCGACGCACAGGCCGAGAGCGTGCTGTTTGTCGTCGAAGGCGAGGTGCGTCTCTGGCTCGGCGGCTCGGCCCACACGCTCGCGGCCGGCGGCTACGCCTATATTCCAGCCGGCGCGCAGTGGGCCCTGCACAACCGCAGCGCCGCATTGGCCAAATTCCACTGGATCAGGAAGGCCTATGAGCCGGTCGCCGGCCTTGCCGCGCCGGACCCTTTCGTCACGAACGAAAAGCTGGCCGAATTGCACGGCATGCCCGGCACGGACGGCAAATGGGGGACGCAACGCTTCGTCGATCCCGCCGACCTGCGCCACGACATGCACGTCAACATCGTCAGCCTGGAGCCCGGCGCCGTGATCCCGTTCATGGAAACGCATGTGATGGAACACGGTCTCTACGTGCTCGAAGGCAAGGCGGTCTACCGGCTCAATCGGGATTGGGTCGAGGTGGAGGCCGGCGACTACATGTGGCTGCGCGCATTCTGTCCGCAGGCATGCTACGCGGGCGGCCCAGGTCGCTTCCGCTACCTCCTCTACAAGGACGTCAACCGGCACCCCCGCCTGCTGCGCGGTTGA
- a CDS encoding AMP-binding protein gives MLQAATSYAHGACDEPLIGETIGARFDLAVALWSSREALVVPYQNVRWTYRELSDKVNAFAAGLLALGLRPGDRIGIWSPNNAEWVVAQFAAAKAGLILVTINPAYRVEEAGYALDKVGCKALVIATSHKGSNYAGMLNELAPELAGSEPGRLKASRLPKLEIIVQIGEAMPGALAFDNVIELGVATGERELHDIAAAFGFDDATNIQFTSGTTGPPKGATLTHHNVLNNAYFSGRPLKLSCTDRICLPVPLYHCFGMVLGNLMAVLYGATLVYPDASFDPLRVLQAVEAERCTVLYGVPTMFIGEMEHPQFSRFDLRSLRTGIMAGSPCPLEVMRRVIERMNLRELTIGYGMTETSPLSCQGSPDDPIERRVGTVGRAHPHVEIKIVDRQGTTVPRGSIGELLVRGYSVMQCYWGDPEKTAETIDTAGWLHTGDLATMDAEGYCNIVGRLKDMIIRGGENIYPREIEETLHGHPGIEAACAFGVPDAKFGEQICVWVRLRSGWELTANDVRDYCRARLAHFKAPHYVKFVEEFPMTVTGKVRKVEMRAMMREELGLREEQTA, from the coding sequence ATGCTTCAAGCCGCGACCAGCTATGCGCACGGTGCTTGCGACGAACCGCTGATCGGCGAGACCATAGGCGCTCGTTTCGATCTCGCGGTCGCACTTTGGTCTTCGCGCGAAGCACTCGTCGTCCCCTATCAGAATGTACGCTGGACCTATCGCGAGCTATCGGACAAGGTGAATGCTTTCGCCGCCGGCCTGCTCGCCTTGGGGCTTCGTCCGGGCGACCGCATCGGCATATGGTCCCCCAACAACGCGGAATGGGTGGTTGCGCAGTTCGCGGCCGCCAAAGCCGGTCTTATTCTGGTGACCATCAATCCGGCCTACCGTGTCGAGGAAGCCGGCTATGCGCTCGACAAGGTCGGCTGCAAAGCTCTCGTCATCGCGACGTCCCACAAGGGCAGCAACTATGCGGGCATGCTGAACGAACTGGCGCCCGAACTTGCTGGTTCCGAGCCGGGACGGCTGAAGGCATCACGGCTTCCCAAGCTCGAGATCATCGTCCAGATCGGTGAAGCGATGCCCGGCGCCCTCGCGTTCGACAACGTAATCGAACTCGGCGTCGCGACCGGCGAACGGGAACTGCATGACATCGCCGCGGCATTCGGCTTCGACGACGCGACCAATATCCAGTTTACCAGCGGGACAACCGGGCCGCCAAAGGGCGCAACGCTCACCCATCACAATGTTCTCAACAACGCCTATTTCAGCGGCCGGCCGCTGAAGCTTTCATGCACCGATCGCATTTGCCTCCCTGTTCCACTCTATCATTGCTTCGGCATGGTGCTCGGCAACCTGATGGCCGTGTTGTATGGCGCAACACTGGTTTATCCGGACGCGTCGTTTGACCCTCTGCGTGTCCTTCAGGCGGTTGAAGCTGAACGATGCACCGTCCTGTACGGCGTCCCCACCATGTTCATCGGCGAGATGGAGCATCCGCAATTTTCCCGCTTCGACCTGCGATCGCTTCGCACAGGCATCATGGCAGGCAGCCCCTGCCCTCTGGAGGTCATGCGCCGCGTCATCGAACGAATGAACTTGCGCGAGCTTACGATCGGCTATGGTATGACCGAGACCAGCCCGCTGAGCTGTCAGGGCTCGCCCGATGATCCGATCGAGCGCCGTGTCGGCACGGTCGGTCGCGCTCATCCGCATGTCGAAATCAAGATCGTCGATCGACAAGGCACGACCGTGCCGCGCGGGAGCATCGGGGAGCTGCTGGTCCGGGGCTATTCGGTCATGCAGTGCTACTGGGGCGACCCCGAAAAGACAGCCGAGACTATCGATACCGCCGGCTGGCTGCACACCGGCGATCTCGCAACGATGGATGCGGAGGGCTATTGCAACATCGTTGGCAGACTCAAAGACATGATCATACGCGGTGGCGAAAATATCTATCCGCGCGAGATCGAGGAGACGCTCCACGGGCATCCCGGCATCGAGGCGGCCTGCGCATTCGGTGTTCCCGATGCCAAATTCGGCGAGCAGATTTGCGTGTGGGTCAGGCTGCGCTCCGGGTGGGAACTGACGGCCAACGACGTCCGTGACTATTGCCGCGCGCGGCTCGCCCATTTCAAGGCGCCACACTATGTCAAGTTCGTGGAGGAGTTTCCCATGACGGTCACTGGGAAGGTCCGCAAGGTCGAAATGCGGGCAATGATGCGCGAGGAACTCGGCCTTCGGGAAGAACAGACGGCGTGA
- a CDS encoding ureidoglycolate lyase, translating into MKTIPIEPLTREAFAPFGDVIDAAGAQAIPINQGFAERCNGLATIDVASEGGNLNVSLFTAQPRPSPVVIALMERHPLGSQLFAPMQDRPWLVVVCANPREAQSYRAFRASGRQGVNYARNVWHHPLLVLDPDSRFLVVDRMGPGNNLEEVELGTAGQMALAA; encoded by the coding sequence ATGAAGACGATCCCCATCGAACCGCTGACGCGCGAGGCCTTCGCACCGTTCGGCGACGTCATCGACGCCGCCGGCGCGCAGGCCATACCGATCAACCAGGGCTTTGCGGAGCGCTGCAACGGCCTTGCGACGATCGATGTCGCAAGCGAAGGCGGCAACCTCAATGTCAGCCTGTTCACGGCGCAGCCGCGTCCCTCGCCGGTCGTCATCGCGCTGATGGAGCGCCATCCGCTCGGCAGCCAGCTCTTTGCGCCGATGCAGGACAGGCCCTGGCTCGTCGTCGTGTGCGCAAACCCACGCGAGGCGCAGAGCTACCGTGCCTTCCGCGCCTCGGGCCGACAGGGCGTCAACTATGCGCGCAATGTCTGGCACCATCCCCTGCTCGTGCTCGATCCGGACAGTCGCTTTCTCGTGGTCGACCGGATGGGCCCTGGAAACAACCTCGAAGAAGTCGAACTCGGCACGGCCGGGCAGATGGCGCTTGCGGCATGA